AATGGCAATGAAAGGTTTTCTAATGATGAAGGACGCCCTTTTCCTGTATTATGCCGAGCATGGGAACGAGCAGATCTCACCAGGATTTCAATGGCTCTCCTTTGGTGGAGGACTTGTCCTGTTCGCCGCAGGCATGAGTTTTCTGGGAGGTTGGATTCTGTTCCGTGACCGCAAGCGTAATTATGTAGGACCCCGTTTTCGTTCAAAAAGCGCACCCTCAGCCGACAAAGCAGAGACGCCCGGTACGACTTCCTGAGTCCGGGCTTTTTGTCATTTTT
This window of the Paenibacillus marchantiae genome carries:
- a CDS encoding DUF2627 domain-containing protein, which encodes MVMNTRLVFARFVAIIVLVIPGLMAMKGFLMMKDALFLYYAEHGNEQISPGFQWLSFGGGLVLFAAGMSFLGGWILFRDRKRNYVGPRFRSKSAPSADKAETPGTTS